A single genomic interval of Psychrilyobacter piezotolerans harbors:
- the surE gene encoding 5'/3'-nucleotidase SurE, translating to MKKIVIILSLILAVTGCTSTGTSEKLVDNGVAVNKRLERPMRILMINDDGYDALGAQMLYEELESKGHEVWIVAPIDNQSGAGTSIKWNKKPHKLVKYGERKYAFEGSPTDCFKVAVNLLMDEKPDLVISGVNDGPNFGEVQFNSGTVGGAARAIRHGYPSMAVSLVYYGGDDENLGSHLEPAVDYTANIVEKLSDEWKAGRMIMPLGTGISINYPLGSVKGLKFIGNENVYTDFQNYKYGEDGKIYNYNDMEKFSAEIKDISIETDLTESNRGYITVTVIDGDWDASGVKAEYMEEVLKGIQF from the coding sequence ATGAAAAAAATAGTAATAATTTTATCTTTAATATTAGCAGTTACAGGATGTACTAGCACAGGAACAAGCGAAAAACTGGTAGATAATGGGGTAGCTGTCAATAAAAGATTGGAAAGACCTATGAGAATATTAATGATTAATGATGATGGTTATGATGCTCTTGGAGCTCAGATGTTGTATGAAGAATTAGAGTCTAAAGGGCACGAAGTATGGATAGTGGCTCCTATTGATAATCAGAGTGGAGCTGGGACTTCTATTAAATGGAATAAGAAACCTCATAAATTGGTAAAATATGGAGAGAGAAAATATGCCTTTGAAGGGAGTCCGACAGATTGTTTTAAGGTAGCAGTCAACCTATTAATGGATGAAAAGCCTGATTTAGTAATATCTGGAGTAAATGATGGACCTAACTTTGGAGAGGTGCAGTTTAACTCTGGAACTGTAGGAGGAGCAGCCAGAGCAATAAGACATGGTTATCCATCTATGGCAGTTAGTTTGGTATACTATGGCGGTGACGATGAAAACTTAGGTTCACATCTAGAACCGGCAGTAGACTATACGGCAAATATAGTTGAAAAATTATCAGATGAATGGAAAGCAGGCAGGATGATTATGCCATTAGGAACTGGAATAAGTATCAATTATCCACTAGGGAGTGTAAAAGGTTTAAAATTTATAGGGAATGAAAATGTATATACAGATTTTCAAAACTATAAATATGGCGAAGATGGCAAAATCTATAACTACAATGATATGGAAAAATTTTCTGCTGAGATAAAAGATATAAGTATAGAAACAGACTTGACTGAATCTAACAGAGGATATATAACTGTTACGGTAATAGATGGTGATTGGGATGCCAGCGGAGTAAAAGCAGAGTATATGGAAGAGGTATTAAAGGGAATCCAATTTTGA
- a CDS encoding glycoside hydrolase family 1 protein yields the protein MNRSEFPKGFLWGGATAANQCEGAYNKDGKGLCIADILPGGKERFKIINQPDFDFEIDREKNVYPNHEGIDFYNNYKEDIKLFAEMGFKVFRMSINWSRIFPNGDEKLPNEKGLEFYDRVVDELLSYGIEPLITLSHYEMPLNLTKKYGAWKNKKVIGFFENYTKVVFDRYISRVKYFLTFNEINSAFHFPLFSLGFIDNNKETKEANLYKAMHNQFVAGAKAIKYAKSLRKDVQIGCMSIILPMYGYDSNPLNQRESQKEEMKFVDFPLDVQVRGRYPSFILKELERKNITLESTDEEMKLIAENTVDFISASYYMSGTITVDEDMNKTSGNMLAGVKNPFLEASEWGWEVDPIGLNIILQRLYNKYELPLFVVENGLGAKDKVEEDGSIIDNYRIDYLKSHISSIKTAIDDGVEVMGYTPWGCIDLVSASTGEMSKRYGLIYVDKDDDGNGTNKRLKKKSFHWYKNIIERNSL from the coding sequence ATGAATAGAAGTGAATTTCCTAAGGGATTTTTATGGGGAGGAGCAACAGCTGCAAACCAATGTGAAGGAGCGTATAACAAAGATGGAAAAGGTCTTTGTATTGCAGATATATTACCAGGTGGGAAGGAAAGGTTTAAAATAATTAACCAACCGGATTTTGACTTTGAAATAGACAGGGAAAAAAATGTATATCCTAACCATGAAGGTATAGATTTTTATAACAATTATAAGGAAGATATTAAATTATTTGCTGAGATGGGATTCAAAGTGTTTCGTATGTCTATAAACTGGAGCAGGATCTTTCCTAATGGCGATGAAAAACTACCAAATGAAAAGGGCTTAGAATTTTATGATAGGGTAGTAGACGAACTATTAAGTTATGGAATAGAACCACTTATTACCCTTTCTCACTATGAAATGCCCCTTAACCTGACAAAAAAATATGGAGCCTGGAAGAATAAAAAAGTAATAGGGTTCTTTGAAAACTATACAAAGGTAGTATTTGATAGATATATTAGCAGGGTAAAATATTTCCTTACATTTAATGAAATTAATAGTGCTTTTCACTTTCCATTATTTTCATTGGGATTCATAGATAATAACAAGGAAACGAAAGAAGCAAATCTGTATAAAGCCATGCATAACCAGTTTGTTGCCGGGGCAAAAGCAATAAAATATGCTAAAAGCTTAAGAAAAGATGTGCAGATAGGGTGCATGTCTATAATCCTACCTATGTATGGGTATGATTCAAACCCGTTAAACCAAAGAGAATCTCAGAAAGAGGAGATGAAATTTGTTGATTTTCCATTGGATGTACAGGTAAGGGGTCGTTATCCTAGTTTTATATTAAAAGAATTAGAAAGGAAAAACATTACCCTTGAAAGTACAGATGAAGAGATGAAATTAATTGCAGAAAATACTGTAGATTTTATTTCAGCTAGTTATTATATGTCTGGAACTATAACTGTAGATGAAGATATGAATAAAACTAGTGGAAATATGTTAGCTGGAGTTAAGAATCCGTTCTTGGAAGCCAGTGAATGGGGATGGGAAGTAGACCCAATAGGGCTTAACATTATCCTACAAAGGTTGTATAACAAATATGAGTTACCACTATTCGTAGTAGAAAATGGATTAGGGGCAAAAGATAAGGTAGAAGAGGATGGAAGTATCATAGATAATTATAGAATAGATTACTTAAAAAGTCATATTAGTAGTATCAAAACTGCTATAGATGATGGGGTAGAAGTGATGGGATATACACCTTGGGGATGTATAGATTTGGTAAGTGCTAGTACTGGTGAGATGTCAAAAAGATATGGACTCATCTATGTCGATAAAGACGATGATGGCAATGGGACAAACAAAAGACTGAAGAAGAAAAGTTTTCATTGGTATAAAAATATCATAGAAAGAAATAGTTTATAA